Proteins encoded within one genomic window of Misgurnus anguillicaudatus chromosome 18, ASM2758022v2, whole genome shotgun sequence:
- the LOC141350478 gene encoding zona pellucida sperm-binding protein 3-like, with the protein MGLMAWESVGFILLLAVELSVEQWPGLQGQDPLSFQKRTPVLAPQQALQNQQGSGLFQPQKPAFAPGMLDPASTQSKQLMQAPVAPLTWKFPHMPEEPQQPAVPFQLQLPSPPNSVAAQCAENFVHVEVKKDFYGNGHLADPSSFSLGGCAAVGEDPNSHVLIFQYELHTCGSSLTMTADELVYTFTLLYTPGALVGTPIVRADVAAVAIHCHYPRLHNVSSDVLMPAAVPFAATIVSEEVLVFSLKLMTDDWMFERPVNQYFLGQFMNFEASVKQYNHVPLRVFIDGCVATAVPDVNSVPRYSFIENHGCLVDAKLTGSPSHFMHRVQNNKLQFQLEAFRFQQVGNGSVYITCSLKAVLASTPTNPESKACSFANGWTSADESDDVCTCCDSICGSSRKGRAVSESGLVSEGEATIGPIVIFD; encoded by the exons TGGCTTGGGAAAGTGTTGGATTTATACTGCTCTTAGCAGTTGAGTTGTCTGTGGAACAGTGGCCAGGACTTCAAGGCCAGGATCCATTAAGCTTCCAGAAACGGACACCAGTTTTGGCACCTCAGCAAGCTCTTCAAAACCAGCAAGGATCAGGTTTGTTTCAGCCTCAAAAACCTGCATTTGCCCCTGGTATGCTAGATCCTGCCAGTACTCAGTCCAAGCAGCTAATGCAGGCTCCTGTAGCGCCTTTGACCTGGAAGTTTCCCCACATGCCAGAAGAGCCCCAACAGCCAGCAGTACCTTTTCAGCTACAGCTACCCAGCCCTCCTAATAGTGTAGCAGCACAATGTGCAGAGAACTTTGTGCATGTGGAGGTTAAAAAGGACTTTTATGGAAATGGACACTTGGCAGATCCCTCATCCTTTAGTTTAGGAGGCTGTGCAGCTGTAGGGGAAGATCCTAATTCTCATGTTCTTATCTTTCAATACGAGCTCCACACATGTGGGAGTTCTTTGACG atgactgctGATGAGTTGGTGTACACCTTCACTCTACTCTACACTCCTGGGGCTCTAGTTGGAACTCCCATTGTGAGAGCTGATGTAGCTGCCGTTGCAATTCACTGTCACTATCCAAG GTTGCATAATGTAAGCAGTGATGTGTTGATGCCTGCTGCAGTTCCTTTTGCTGCTACCATAGTTTCTGAGGAAGTGCTGGTGTTCTCCCTTAAGCTCATGACTG ATGATTGGATGTTTGAGAGGCCAGTCAACCAGTATTTTCTTGGCCAGTTCATGAACTTTGAAGCTTCTGTGAAGCAGTACAACCATGTTCCCCTGCGTGTTTTCATTGATGGCTGTGTGGCAACTGCAGTCCCTGATGTGAACTCTGTTCCAAGATATTCCTTTATTGAGAACCATGG GTGCCTGGTTGATGCAAAGCTTACAGGCTCTCCTTCCCATTTCATGCACCGAGTTCAGAACAACAAGCTGCAGTTTCAGTTGGAGGCTTTTAGGTTCCAGCAAGTTGGTAACGGCTCG GTCTACATTACATGTTCTTTGAAGGCTGTCCTGGCTTCAACTCCTACAAATCCGGAGAGCAAAGCTTGCTCCTTTGCCAATGG ATGGACTTCTGCAGATGAAAGTGATGACGTGTGCACGTGCTGTGACTCCATATGTGGCTCTTCTAGGAAAGGAAGAGCAGTATCTGAATCTG GCCTGGTTTCAGAAGGAGAGGCAACCATTGGCCCCATTGTGATCTTTGACTGA